In bacterium, a genomic segment contains:
- a CDS encoding ATP-binding protein, translating into MSIREIIARLIEERRVAPLPAGDEAESEVRLAVYDSPLAAPRVISLRGDDFHALVGELAARTYAVSRERGGRVPFVVIKEIVENLIHAYFHNATVTVLDDGNTIRIADQGPGISDKERAVVPGFSTASAEMRRFIRGVGSGLPVAREQMQFLGGSLSIEDNLDHGTVVTLRIQQEPSAPEMAPEPEARRAPAITPRQKKVLLLVAELGAVGPTTIAKELDISHSTAYRELQSLETLKLATGKGRGKRTLTEEGIAFLDEIFKS; encoded by the coding sequence ATGTCCATTCGTGAGATCATCGCGCGGCTGATCGAAGAGCGGCGCGTCGCGCCGCTGCCTGCGGGTGACGAGGCCGAGTCGGAGGTGCGCCTGGCGGTTTACGACTCGCCCCTGGCGGCTCCGCGGGTTATCTCGCTGCGCGGGGACGATTTTCACGCGCTCGTCGGCGAGCTGGCGGCGCGCACGTATGCTGTGTCACGTGAACGCGGGGGACGGGTGCCGTTTGTTGTCATCAAGGAGATCGTTGAGAACTTGATACACGCCTATTTCCACAACGCCACGGTCACCGTTCTCGATGACGGCAACACGATTCGCATCGCCGATCAGGGGCCGGGGATCTCCGACAAGGAGCGCGCGGTGGTGCCGGGGTTCTCCACCGCCTCCGCCGAGATGCGGCGGTTCATCCGCGGCGTTGGCAGCGGGCTGCCGGTGGCAAGGGAGCAGATGCAGTTTCTGGGCGGATCGCTGTCCATAGAGGACAACCTGGACCACGGCACCGTGGTCACGCTGCGCATACAGCAGGAGCCGTCCGCTCCAGAGATGGCCCCGGAGCCAGAAGCTCGCCGGGCCCCGGCGATCACCCCGCGGCAGAAGAAGGTGCTGCTGTTGGTCGCCGAGTTGGGCGCGGTGGGCCCCACGACGATCGCCAAGGAGCTCGACATCAGCCACAGCACCGCGTACCGTGAGCTTCAGTCCCTGGAAACCCTCAAGCTTGCAACGGGGAAGGGGCGCGGGAAGCGCACCCTCACGGAGGAGGGCATTGCCTTCCTCGACGAGATCTTCAAGTCCTAA
- the dnaN gene encoding DNA polymerase III subunit beta → MQFTCAHEHLSKAVALVGRAVSSRATMPILSNILIETRKDAIKLAATDLDHGIQTEVPAKVKKGGAITLPARLFGEIVSNLPEAPVQVKVVEGGTEVEVQCERVTYDLLGLPASDFPLMPEPEAAPVASVDAGLLRTMVRQTEFAVSTDDTRVFLTGLYLVLDGKEVRVVATDGGRLALRTAALANPASQKIGVIVPSKTMRELTRALGSAEGEVEISLAENQILFTMPGARMVSRLIPGPFPNYQQVIPQGYKQRVTVGTQRLLAAVRRVALTARDSANVVRLQAEGDTLTLASNTPEYGRSEERLQVSSEGEVIATAFNARYLIECLSVLDADELILELTGPLSPGALRPAGGGDYTYVLAPVRVAT, encoded by the coding sequence ATGCAGTTCACCTGTGCGCACGAGCATCTAAGCAAGGCAGTTGCCCTGGTGGGCCGCGCGGTATCCTCGCGCGCCACGATGCCCATCCTGAGCAACATACTGATCGAGACGCGCAAGGATGCGATCAAGTTGGCCGCCACCGATCTGGACCACGGTATACAAACCGAGGTGCCCGCAAAGGTCAAGAAGGGAGGCGCGATAACGCTTCCGGCGCGGCTCTTCGGCGAGATCGTTTCGAACCTCCCCGAGGCGCCTGTGCAGGTGAAGGTTGTGGAGGGAGGGACCGAAGTCGAGGTCCAGTGCGAGAGAGTTACCTACGACCTTCTTGGGCTGCCCGCGTCGGACTTCCCGCTGATGCCCGAGCCCGAGGCTGCTCCGGTGGCCAGCGTGGACGCCGGGCTGCTGCGCACCATGGTGCGCCAGACCGAGTTCGCCGTTTCCACCGATGACACGCGCGTGTTTCTGACAGGGCTCTACCTTGTGCTGGACGGGAAGGAAGTCCGCGTGGTCGCCACCGACGGCGGCCGACTCGCCCTGCGCACCGCCGCGCTCGCCAACCCGGCATCGCAGAAGATAGGCGTCATTGTGCCCTCCAAGACCATGCGTGAGTTGACGCGCGCCCTTGGGAGCGCCGAGGGCGAGGTGGAGATCTCCCTGGCGGAGAACCAGATCCTGTTCACCATGCCGGGGGCCAGGATGGTCAGCCGCCTGATTCCAGGGCCCTTTCCGAACTACCAGCAGGTTATCCCCCAGGGCTACAAGCAGCGCGTGACCGTCGGTACGCAGCGGCTGCTGGCCGCCGTGCGCCGCGTCGCGCTCACCGCCCGGGACTCGGCCAACGTGGTTCGGCTTCAGGCCGAGGGGGACACGCTGACGCTTGCCTCCAACACGCCCGAGTACGGCCGGTCCGAAGAACGCCTGCAGGTATCCTCTGAGGGCGAAGTCATCGCAACCGCCTTCAACGCCAGGTACCTAATCGAGTGTCTGTCGGTGCTCGACGCGGACGAGCTGATACTGGAGCTGACCGGACCGCTGAGCCCGGGCGCGCTGCGCCCTGCCGGGGGAGGCGACTACACGTACGTTCTGGCGCCGGTCCGCGTTGCCACGTGA
- a CDS encoding RNA-binding S4 domain-containing protein has protein sequence MPRDRTVRIHTGTITLGALLKWAGVVGTGGEAKTLVAARRVLVNGQVETKRGRRVTAGDQVAVQGGPTLAIAVADDAATPAPLDPSLS, from the coding sequence TTGCCACGTGATCGCACGGTAAGGATCCACACCGGGACCATCACCCTCGGCGCGCTGCTGAAGTGGGCCGGCGTGGTGGGAACCGGCGGCGAAGCCAAAACACTCGTCGCGGCGCGCCGCGTGCTGGTCAACGGGCAGGTTGAGACGAAGCGTGGCCGCCGGGTGACCGCCGGGGACCAGGTCGCCGTGCAGGGAGGGCCTACCCTGGCCATTGCAGTTGCAGACGATGCCGCGACTCCGGCGCCTCTGGATCCGAGCCTTTCGTAA
- a CDS encoding DUF721 domain-containing protein — MVVPIREVLRAAARALGIEPAMHLATAREIWPRIAGRALAGVSAPVTLRGRRLLVGVTHEAAGAEIRLRRAEIVASLARELGEGAITDVSPVARRRLPGREPLRGEVR, encoded by the coding sequence ATGGTCGTCCCGATTAGAGAGGTTCTAAGAGCGGCCGCCCGCGCGCTGGGAATCGAGCCCGCGATGCACCTTGCAACTGCCCGGGAGATATGGCCGCGGATCGCAGGCCGGGCGCTGGCAGGGGTAAGCGCTCCGGTTACCCTGCGGGGCAGGAGATTGCTGGTGGGGGTGACCCACGAGGCGGCCGGAGCGGAGATCCGGCTGAGGCGCGCAGAGATCGTGGCGTCCCTGGCGCGGGAGCTGGGCGAGGGGGCAATCACCGACGTGTCTCCGGTGGCGCGGCGGAGACTGCCCGGGCGTGAGCCGCTCCGAGGGGAGGTACGGTGA
- the dnaA gene encoding chromosomal replication initiator protein DnaA, producing the protein MTIEVSPAELWTEALRRIEGQLNKPTLESFLRVMRPLGLQDDTFHFAVPNRFAKDWVEQRLTDTIRRALHAVVGRDVGVRISVVEAAPAAPAPSPAAPAPRLAAPGSTTPSRVPEGLHISPKYTFETFVVGAGNRFAHAAAMAVAESPARAYNPLFIYGGVGLGKTHLLQAIGHRVLRGADIARVAYVSSEKFTNELINSIRDDKTLEFRQRYRSVDVLLIDDIQFLAGKERTQEEFFHTFNTLHETNHQIIISSDRPPKEIPTLEDRLRSRFEWGLIADIQPPDLETRIAILSKKAESDGLSVPGEVAEFIAQRIHTNIRELEGALVRVVAYASLTRSPIGVELAADVLRDLLPPARARVVTIQSIQQAVAEFFGLRVEEMRAKRRTKGVAFPRQVAMYVAREITDASLPRVGEEFGGRDHTTVMHACHRVREALHRDAHLAASIKRLMEDLQRQG; encoded by the coding sequence GTGACGATCGAAGTCTCCCCAGCCGAGTTGTGGACGGAAGCCCTGCGACGAATAGAGGGGCAGCTCAACAAGCCCACCCTCGAATCGTTTCTGCGGGTGATGCGTCCCCTCGGACTCCAGGACGACACCTTTCACTTCGCCGTCCCAAACCGCTTTGCGAAGGACTGGGTGGAACAGCGGCTGACGGACACGATCCGGCGGGCGCTGCACGCCGTGGTAGGACGCGATGTGGGCGTGCGCATCTCGGTCGTCGAGGCCGCGCCGGCGGCGCCGGCGCCAAGTCCCGCAGCTCCGGCCCCCCGACTCGCGGCCCCGGGCTCTACTACGCCATCCCGCGTTCCCGAAGGGCTCCACATCTCGCCCAAGTACACCTTTGAAACGTTCGTCGTGGGGGCCGGAAACCGGTTCGCCCACGCGGCGGCGATGGCCGTGGCCGAGTCGCCTGCGCGGGCCTACAACCCCCTGTTCATCTACGGCGGCGTGGGCCTGGGCAAGACACACCTGCTCCAGGCCATCGGACACCGGGTGCTCCGCGGCGCGGACATCGCGCGGGTCGCCTACGTCAGCAGCGAGAAGTTCACCAACGAGTTGATCAACTCGATCCGGGACGACAAGACCCTGGAGTTCCGGCAGCGGTACCGCAGCGTGGACGTCCTGCTCATAGACGACATCCAGTTCCTGGCGGGAAAGGAGCGCACGCAGGAGGAGTTCTTCCACACCTTCAACACGCTACACGAGACCAACCACCAGATCATCATCTCATCCGATCGTCCGCCTAAGGAGATACCTACGCTGGAGGACCGTCTCCGGAGCCGTTTCGAGTGGGGGCTGATCGCCGATATCCAGCCCCCCGACCTGGAGACCCGCATCGCCATCCTGAGCAAGAAGGCCGAGAGTGACGGGCTCTCCGTGCCCGGAGAGGTCGCGGAGTTCATTGCTCAGCGCATCCACACGAACATCCGGGAGCTGGAAGGCGCGCTGGTGCGCGTGGTCGCGTACGCTTCTCTCACCCGCTCGCCCATCGGCGTGGAGCTGGCCGCGGACGTGCTGCGCGATCTACTGCCTCCCGCGCGCGCCAGGGTCGTGACAATCCAGTCCATCCAGCAGGCGGTGGCGGAGTTCTTCGGCCTGCGGGTGGAAGAGATGCGCGCCAAGCGCCGCACCAAGGGCGTGGCCTTCCCGCGCCAGGTGGCCATGTACGTGGCTCGAGAGATCACCGACGCCTCGCTGCCGCGCGTCGGGGAAGAGTTCGGGGGCCGCGATCACACAACGGTCATGCACGCGTGCCATCGGGTGCGCGAAGCACTTCACCGGGACGCCCATCTGGCGGCCAGCATCAAACGCCTGATGGAAGACCTTCAACGGCAAGGTTGA
- a CDS encoding DNA replication/repair protein RecF, which produces MPRLRRLWIRAFRNYSRADIAFDDGITALVGRNGAGKSNVLEAVYLVATGRSHRTAREEEAIQGGETAARVRAQISRRGREEEIEITLAVEDGRLTSQMRVNGAPTPRGSVLGRLAVVLAAPWDLEMVRGPAAGRRRLLDVALAQISPAYFFALHRYHRVVAQRNAHLRRGVPGGTEAWDAQMVALGVRIAAHRLGYMRRMAPEAEAWFGRLGGEGTLSVVYRPSWPGETDESREDEARAQMARLRADEIRRGTTLSGPHRDDVELALEGVALRANGSQGQWRTAMLAVRLAERGVMAAEMGESPVLLLDDALSELDQDRQRRILGLAEEGQVMLTSTALPQAARPVRVLAVEAGAVAEAAWSSRLERF; this is translated from the coding sequence ATGCCGCGACTCCGGCGCCTCTGGATCCGAGCCTTTCGTAACTACTCCCGAGCGGACATCGCGTTCGACGACGGCATTACTGCGCTCGTCGGCCGCAACGGCGCGGGCAAGTCCAACGTGCTGGAAGCCGTCTACCTTGTGGCGACGGGACGCTCTCACCGGACCGCGCGCGAGGAGGAGGCAATCCAGGGGGGCGAGACGGCCGCCCGCGTGCGGGCACAGATCTCCCGGCGGGGACGCGAAGAAGAGATCGAGATCACGCTGGCGGTGGAAGACGGGCGCCTGACCTCACAGATGCGGGTGAACGGCGCGCCCACCCCGCGAGGGAGCGTGCTCGGCCGCCTGGCGGTCGTCCTGGCGGCACCGTGGGACTTGGAAATGGTACGCGGCCCGGCGGCAGGGCGGCGCCGCCTCCTGGACGTGGCCCTGGCGCAGATCAGCCCCGCCTACTTCTTCGCGTTGCACCGGTATCATCGGGTGGTGGCGCAACGGAACGCCCACTTGAGGCGCGGGGTGCCCGGCGGCACGGAAGCCTGGGACGCCCAGATGGTCGCGCTTGGCGTGAGGATCGCGGCGCACCGCCTCGGGTACATGCGGCGCATGGCGCCCGAGGCGGAAGCGTGGTTTGGCCGCCTGGGAGGGGAGGGCACGCTCAGCGTGGTCTACCGACCGTCCTGGCCCGGAGAAACGGACGAATCCCGAGAGGACGAAGCACGGGCGCAAATGGCGCGCCTGCGCGCCGATGAGATCAGGCGGGGGACCACGCTGTCAGGACCCCACCGCGACGACGTGGAGTTGGCGCTTGAGGGCGTCGCGCTGCGAGCCAACGGGTCGCAGGGACAATGGCGGACGGCCATGCTGGCGGTTCGGCTGGCCGAGCGCGGCGTGATGGCAGCCGAGATGGGCGAGAGCCCGGTTCTCCTGCTGGACGACGCGCTCTCGGAGCTCGATCAGGACCGGCAGAGACGAATCCTGGGGCTGGCGGAAGAGGGACAGGTGATGCTGACCTCCACCGCGTTGCCGCAGGCGGCCCGGCCGGTGAGGGTTCTGGCGGTGGAAGCCGGCGCGGTGGCGGAGGCGGCATGGTCGTCCCGATTAGAGAGGTTCTAA